GCCATTTTCCCGGCCAAATTTAGCCACAAAAAATGGCTAAATTTGGCCAGAGGGTTTGTCATGGCGTTGGGAGACTGAAAATTGGCATGGAGCCAATATTGAGGGTTTGGCAGGAGGGATGGCTGgtcgttggagatgctcttatccATCACATTTCTGTGGGGCACCACGCGACGATGCACCACGTCCACACGAGTAGAACACGCTGAAATTTAACTTGGGATATGCTTCAGGAATTGAGTCAGCATCCCCTTGTAGCATGTCACTTGGGGTTTTTGCTCAGCCACTAGGTTTTGCGGCCACAACTTGCTGAGTTTGGGGCTACAAATGCTTTGGCATGTAACTGTCAAAGATACAAAACTCACAATCATCTAGGACTAACTGGCTAGCAAGTGGTATGTGTTTACGAAAGGGAAATTTGCTACCTGAACACATCTCGGACACAAATTTCCAAATACATCATCCAACAACAGCGCGGAGTCTCGCAATCTATTTCAGTAATTAATTAAGCTgttcattttttagattatGACAACTAAAtaattcatgcaaaaaaaaaaaagggagattGATCAGATATGAATAACTAAATTGCCTGATAAAAGCATTAGACGAGTAGTGAAAATTAAAACGGCACATTTTTTGCAAGACAAGTGAATTTGTTTAATTTCTACCGAAGTCCAATTAAActggttttattttatttttatgttttttgatCAAACCACAAACGTAACATTAAACACACTAAACTTGATAATTTACATATTTAGCTAGAGCATGAGCTGCTCTAACCTCAGTTCTTGGAACCTTAGAAACAACAACATAATTAAACTTACAAGCCAAATGAACAATATCAGACAAAATAATCCTAACCGAAGGATGAACCCGATTGGCCTTTCTGGAAACCTTGCAATGGTTTACATGTTAGGACTTAAGAAATGAAATGTTTAAGTCGTTGTAATAGGATGTGAACCTCATGCAATTAGGTGATCCATTTTGAatggggatggtgctgtgcagtggtgtgcgcagcaccgtgTTGCGCACCTTTGAGCCGTCAAATCGTGCATCCGACAGCTCGAATCTCATTTCgtcaatgaacggctctcgatcgttggttgcctagatgagatccgagccgtcggatgcacgatccgacggctcggaggtgcacagcaccaacccgaagtccaaTCTATttggagacagagagagagagctcgcACGCTTAGATGTTTGCATAGAGGAGATAAAAACGAAACTGCTATAAAACAGCATTCGTTATTACGATGCAATTGCTATGATTGATAAACAAGTCAAGCAGTAGATTTGCTCAAGTTTAATTTAAAGACTTAAAAGCTTCGAAAAAACtatattcaattttgatttgataTTAGGGGAACGAATTTGAAATGAGCTTTAATCGAGCCAATCTCTAGtagtttaaattttaataatatGTTGAACGAGTAACTTGTTCAAAATTGATTTGAAATATTAACGAGCTTCACAAAATTCAAGCTTGATTGTAAGGAGTATAAAAAATCTACCTCGAACCAACTTGTAACGAGCTCGAACGAGCTTTCAACAAGCGACCTCAGTCTGAAAGTTTGGCAATTTGACTCGTTTATCAATCATAGTTGTTGCATTTTTAGAGGAAAAGTCAAGTCTACAGCTTGGGGTGGACAAGTTGTAGCTCACCTGAaatcttttgaataaaaatagaGTGGATATTTACCCGTAAACATgtgcaaaaatattttcatttttcttggaaATTCGATggtcaaataaaaaacatagtATCGTGAAACTTATATGCATGTTAAAAACAATAGGGAAGTAAAAacatatttatttggtttgaTGAACATTTTTCCGTTTAGTAAGTAGTGAatattttcatatttatttggaATTAGTCGAGGCGCGCGCAAGCTGACCCCGACtttcggttataaaaaaaataagagaagtAGATTTAATGGGCAAGATTTTATACAGCATGGAGTGTATGAAACGAAAATTGTGATCTTCTGAGGTCTCATTTGgcctaaatttttttgtaactttttagtaCGGTCTTATTTATTGTTACTTCCTATTATTAGATTTGGGGCAATTTTTTACGTTGTATTGTTCGTCTTGACAAGAGTGATcgaaaaagtacaaaagtataaaccaaagttgacaaaaagttagtaaaaaacaaagaaatgaaaTCCAAATGGTTGGCTTAATAGTCAAAACCTGAGACTCAAGGGTTTCCTCCCTCCTAAATCCTAAGGCTAAGGTCTCAGGTATGAAACCTCTAatgtgctatcaactcctttaagATCGATACAAACGGTTCATTTTGCTCTGGCTTCAAATGGACCCCTGCTAATGGACAATGGGTTTATGGTAATCAATCGAGGTGTACGTAAGCTGACCCAAACACCTAATTATCTAAGAGAAAGACAACGAAAAAGACCCAAAGGAAAGTCTTAGGTCTTTTTCGTTGTTTaatgtgaaattttttcaacttcggtcTGTATTTTATACCTTTCCGATTCCTCTTATTGAACCGAACTATGTGATGTTAAAATTACTATTCAATATAGTTAAAAGTTAAGTGAAAACAACCAAAAGTACCGTGCCAAAAAGTCCCCCATAAGTTTTCCTTGTCTAATAATTACTCTCATACCAACCAAACCCCTATTGATGGGGCACCGACGGGCACGTGGGGCTCACTCCGGATCTcacacggatgatccgagctgttcaataatttttaaaagaaaaccgAGTGGGCCAATGTTCAatccaatcttctattttttcatcCGGATTAAAAGATCTTTTAGAGGGTCCAGTCGAACCGCAAACACGCTTTGGTTTGAGTTATGGCCGCAAAGTTTTGCTGACCTATTCAGAAACGGGCCTACGCATCACGCTTTCCTCGTTCCCCAATTAATTGCCTCCAACCCGCCGTCgtagaagggaaaaagaaagaaaaggagaaagaggAGGCAGCAGGACAAACCTCTTCTGCCCGTCAACCTTCAGCCGTTCGCCGCCAACCCAGCCACCACGTAGgtgtacctctctctctctctctctgtaatacATATTGTATCATATGTATACGGACACACATACGATTACTCTTTTTCGTTGGTTTGATCCTGGATTGGGAACTAGGTTCCTATATTAACACATAATGCATCTTTATATGGTTAATTAAGGCATCTTATTTACTTGGAAAAATTAGGTAGTTTCAACCGACGGTAGGGCTACGAGGTCAGGTAGTTGTTCAGGCCGCGTTTGCGCCCTTACCTCTTTCTTGCttcttgtctttctttttttcgatAATTCAGGTGTCTTAGGCCAGCTTaggcacacctcgactaatcctagAAGATGCTAGCTAGCTATCCAGGTCCCGTTTACCAGCAAACTGCTGCCCGTCCAAATGCTTCCTATATTATTGTGCTCTTGTACGTTAAAACTAGGGCTTGACGATGAACGTTTAGGTCTAGTGTTATTACATAAGCAGGAGGTCTCACACAATAGAAAATGATTAATTATGAGGATAAGCTTGTAGTATACGTCTTTCGGGTCATTCAAATGGGTTTGTTGAGCTTCGCGCAGTTCAACCTGTGCCTTTGTAGATTTTTCTAGTGAAATTTGGTATGTGTGGCTTAGGATGTTGGATTACTTCGATGGTTTTCGTGGAAATTGAAGCCTAATGCCTTGTTTCTAAGCTGCCTGTATTGCTTTCAAAGTCtctgttttcattttgctttAAAACCACGAAACGACTGACGTGTTATGGCTTCTTTTGGTATAATTCTTACTTCCCATCGGTGCACAAATCGATTTCAGTATATCCGTGGTCAATTTCAAACAGGTGAACTCCAATTTCCTCTTGCCATTCCCGATTGGTTCTTTTGGCAGTTGACTCCATCCGTTGAAGTTCAATCAAAAGCATGGGTAAGATTTTTCTTTTGGTGCTCTTCATATCTATTtgaacttctttttttcctttcattatcTTTTGCTTCTGATTCAGCTGTAGATGAAAAGGTGGGAGAAAAAGTTCGGCGAGATCGTCGTAAAGAAGCTCGGTTacttaagaagaagaaaaagtttgATTCATGGACTGAACATCAGGTAggaatttttgttttccaattttcttccttgtgcttctttttcttgttgCCTTTTCCTTCTTCGAAATGCTATTACAACTTTATGTGCGCAAAAATTGTTACTGGTTATTGAATATCAAGGTCTTTTAATGTCCACAGTTACATCGCAAACTGAAGAAATGCTCAAGTGATTCGAATCCAATAGATGGGATTAAATCAAAAGATCCATCTATTCAGAGTCTCAAGAAAAGAGAACTTTTGCGGACAGATCTTGACTCCGAAAGTGATCATAGCTCAGAGCAACCTGCCAAGTCGAAAAAATCTGAAATTAGATTGGATTCTTCAAGATTTCCCAAATCAACTGCATCAAATGCCATAGAAGGACAAAAAGGCTTAAAGAAATCAAAAAGCAAGTTCAATGATTATCTTAAAATGGAAATGCAACACTCTGGCATCCCTGCTAAGGATGATTTTGAAATGGAAAGGAAACTTGCAAAGAAACTCAAGGTGAAGGATGGGAAATTAAGAGGAGCGGATGACGATATGAATATGTTGTTTGAAGGAATTCCatcttttattgatttttttgaggAACAACAAAGTCCTGTGTCTGAAGAAATTGTGAAAAAGGGATCTGAGAACAGTTCGTCAtcgaagaaaaggaagaagagagagTCATTTGAGAAACAACTAGAGGGTGGCAGTGACATGGCAGCGGAGACAATGGTTGGAGTATTTAAGCCAGTTGAAAGCAGCTATGACATAGATCAAAGCATGCAACAGGCTTCCAAGCCAAAGGAATTCAAGACTAAACTAGATTGTCCAAAAAGTTCTGACTCTGCTGCTGTGAAGGAggtgaaaagaaagaagaaaaaaatgtcaGAGCGGGAGCCAGCCGCTGAGGTGGCAGGTGACACGGCTGTTGTAGTGTCTGAGCCAGTGGAAACTTTTCGTGCTGAGGTGGCACCCGGAAATGTTCCTGCCAAGACACCTGAGTTGGATGCAAATGTGAAATATGTAGCTCCTCATTTGAGATCTCGTACACGGAATGAGTCTGAAGAGTACTCCCAAATTCGTAGACGGGTACGAGGTATGGAGATTGTATGGTGTGTTGAACTTTGGCATATAGCCTTTGAACTGAGATGAGACGTCTTAGTTAAAACTTAACTTGCTCCAGGACTTCTGAATCGGTTATCTGAATCAAATGTGGAATCAACGACTGGCGAAATGTCCACTATATTTCGTGTAAGCATATATCCTTTGCACAAACTAAATGATTTAGTCATACTATATGCAAATAACCTTATCAATTTATAGAATGAATGTTAAAGAAATGAGATCATCATGGATATGTCTTCTGGATGTTGTAGTGAATTACAACTGCTGCAACTGCTACTGTAAGAGCTATGTTTTTAGACACTGATTTTTGTTTGGTCCGAGCAACACAGTTACGATTGTTTTCCATCATTTATAGGAATTGCCTTGTGACCTTGAGACCTGTCTAGATATAAACTTGGTGCTCTACTATTTGCAGCTTGTTTATCTTCGAACTTGAATTCATAGCTGTATTTCAAAAATGATGGGCTTGTACTTGAAGAATTTCTGTTGCCCCTTCCAATTATTTGTTGTGTTAGTTAATGATCGTGCTGATTATGTTGGACCTAGTATTCTCAATCGGTCAGTCTATACCATTAGTCCTATATTGCAGTTTCATGCTATTAATTTTCCCATTTGCAGTCTGTTGCTCGCAGTGTCGGTTCTCAGATTATAACTGAAGAGGTCTTGGCATCATGTTCTGGAGGTCCTCGTGGCAATGAACAGTTAAGACTTCAGTCTATTCTTCAAAACTTTAGTATCACCCTTCTTTGCCCACTCCTAATAAACTTCACCTCTAATTATGGAAAAGTAATGTAGAAGAACTTTCCAGATGATACTTAGATTTAGAAATTAATATCCTTGCCTTCTAAATTCATACCCACTTGTACTCTACTAGCTTTATTTACCTTTTGCATTGGCAACCAGCATAAGAACAGCTGCAGTTTAGGTTGGACATTTTTAGTTTGGTTGCGGAtcaccaaaaagaagaaatggcATAGAACTGGGAGAGTCTTTTGAACTAGTTTTAATGTCATGGCATTCTTAGAAGGTTTCTCAATAGAACCTGTTGGCGAAGGAACTTCTATAATAACTCTTGTTTTTGGTTATCTATCTTGTGAGATGCCATAAACTTCTGTTGTTTCCCCCCTGTTAATATGACTTCCACTTTCTGGTTTGTCAGTCAGTAATTTAAATGGGAACCCAGATGGACAAACTGTGCTAGCCAGCAACTTTGTGAGGGAACCAGGATATGTTTATGTTTGTGCTGGTGTAGATTTGCTTATGTAGATTTAAGGCTTTTAAGCATCTGGATCTTTGTGTCAAACAttctttatatatattttataataataattcaCAGTACTAGGTTATAAAGCTCTTTTCATTTGCTTTTACATATGTGCgtactaaaaacaaaaaaagggagagtTTTTGTAAGAAGTTGGAgtgtttgaaattttcaaaatgaactGCGTAATTCACTAGGGTATTACCTTACATTCCTCACATTCAAAACAGTCCCTCATTCTAGGTTCCATTCCTCGTACAGGAACAATCCGTGTTCCTGGTAACTAGTGTTGGAATCCAGCTATTGGATTAACAAGTTGGGACAGAGCAAGTAATAAACAAAATATATCCTAACAAGAAATAAGTTTAGTCTTAAATAACAAACAAGATAAGATTAGTACATAGTAAATAATCTAACAACGTAACAAACAAGTATGATGCTCATCTAATCCTTCTAGTACCCCATCAACAGCTTTCCCTTAAACTGCGTGGAATGCATGCCCTGCAGATTTTATTGTTAGCTCTACCTTAGGATGTGaagaaagttcattttttttttaaacataacAGCATGCTAGATCTGATAGATTTTCATGCCATGTGTGCGTTCCTTTTTGTTGCACTGCTTTATTTAAgccatgtcttttttttttctttctggttTATCTGTTAATCTCTCTCCTATTGTTGTTGGGAttgatgtttttgtttatttctaTGTGAAGGTATGCTGCTGTTTTCGCAGCTTTTGTTGCAGGCATGGCTTCTTTGGTTGGGATTGATTTCGGTGCAAAACTTCTGGCTTCCCTTGCTAAATGTTTTGAGGTGCTTCAAttatttatgagaattgtgttgcTTGCAATTTCAAGTATTTAATTCACCAACAAATATACATCAAGGTTTACAAAATTTGCAAACCATTTGTGACAGCTTAGGACATTTTTTAGACTCCCACAGTGAACCAGATTAGCTTTTTGTATTGAAATGTATACTTTAAATCGCTTCCTTTCTGTTTCTGGAACTTTCAGAAAAATGTAAGAATGCCATCTGTTTATTTCTTCAGGATGAGTACCTAGAAGAAGACAATCTTTCCTTGCGGAATCTGACACTTCTATTATCTTACTTATACATTTTCGGTGTTTGCTCAAGGTGAGTAACTTTTACATTGTGACATCCTGACTCTGCCACAAATGACAGTAAACAAGAAAATTAAGAACCTGTATTTTTGCAAAAGCATTTCTTGGAACTCCCTTTTGAAGGTGGCTTTTGCGGTTAAGACTAT
This DNA window, taken from Rhododendron vialii isolate Sample 1 chromosome 8a, ASM3025357v1, encodes the following:
- the LOC131336014 gene encoding uncharacterized protein LOC131336014 codes for the protein MAVDEKVGEKVRRDRRKEARLLKKKKKFDSWTEHQLHRKLKKCSSDSNPIDGIKSKDPSIQSLKKRELLRTDLDSESDHSSEQPAKSKKSEIRLDSSRFPKSTASNAIEGQKGLKKSKSKFNDYLKMEMQHSGIPAKDDFEMERKLAKKLKVKDGKLRGADDDMNMLFEGIPSFIDFFEEQQSPVSEEIVKKGSENSSSSKKRKKRESFEKQLEGGSDMAAETMVGVFKPVESSYDIDQSMQQASKPKEFKTKLDCPKSSDSAAVKEVKRKKKKMSEREPAAEVAGDTAVVVSEPVETFRAEVAPGNVPAKTPELDANVKYVAPHLRSRTRNESEEYSQIRRRVRGLLNRLSESNVESTTGEMSTIFRSVARSVGSQIITEEVLASCSGGPRGNEQYAAVFAAFVAGMASLVGIDFGAKLLASLAKCFEDEYLEEDNLSLRNLTLLLSYLYIFGVCSSDLIYDFMIMLSKRLREIDVSTILTILQCCGMNLRGEDHAAMKSFVLSVQNRANELKAASGNGLHSSSKRMEFMLETISDIKNNKKRAKEDTPQHTRMKKWLQKLRVEDILIRGLKWSKLLDPDKKGQWWLSGDVVPLISNVEEVTSTIEKESLEAQKLLQLASAQRMNTDVRRAIFCVIMSGEDYIDAFEKLLRLNLQGKQDREIMRVLVECCLQEQVYNKYYSVLATRLCSHDNNHKATLKYCLWDHFKELESMELKRSMRLSKFAADMFVSFTLSLAVLKVVDFTDTTQMIPKRIKHFQMLFEAIFEHPNTLVWNVFTRIAANPECESLRQGIEFFINKYVVSSRNSLANKSKIVKKALASVDGALMDVR